aggctcctcctcctcccttctccttctcctcccttcttcttcttccttctcccttctcctctcctccacaTCCCTTCTCTCCTCTGCTCCCCTACTCCTCTCCTCCACTCCGGCGGGTCAGGGGCGGGGGGCAGCCGGGCAAGGCACCACCGGCGGCGGAGCGGGGCCGGGGCGGGGCCGGCTGCGGTAGCCGAGCGGCGCTGGGTCAGGGCCGGGCGGGGCCGGCTGGCTGCGGCGGCGGAGCGGGGCCGGGTCGGGGCCGGGGCTGCGGCGGTGGTCCGACGGCGGAGCGGGGCCAGGGCGGGGCCGGCTGGCTGCGGCGGCGATCCGGCGGCTGAGCGGGGCCGGGGCGGGGCCGgctggctgcggcggcggcggagcggggcCAGGTCGGGGCCGGGGCTGCGGCGGCGGTCCGGCGGCAGAGCGGGGCCAGGTCGGGGTCGGGGCTGTGGCGGCGGTCCTTCGGAGGAGCGGGTCCGGGGCGGGGCCGGCTGGCTGCGGCGGCGGAGCAGGGCCGGGTCGGGGCCGGGGCTGCGACGGCGGTCTGGCGGCGGAGCGGGGCCGGGGCGGTGCCGGTGGTCGCGCGGTGGTGGGGCGGGGCCGGGCGCGCGCGGCAGTGAgatggagagagagagtggaAGCGAGCTGCGGTCGGCCCGCTAGGGTTAAGTGggtcggctctttgccgagtgccgagatgcaggcactcggcaaagaaattcaaCGTTCTTTTAATcggaaagaataaaaaaaattctgaaaaatctttgccgagtgtttcgacactcggcaaagctccaagcactcggtaaagagcgcGTCTCCCGTAGTGGTCCGGCCACCATCCAGAAGGCTGAACGTCCGTTCCCGAAGCCGGAAGCATGGGCGGAGCCACGTTGATGCCTGGGTATTCCCAGGAATACTCAACTTTTATGCCAAAAAAATACTTATACATCAATTATACATATATGTATATGTTATAGTGGACTTTATTCTCTATTTCTCAAGTCAAAACGCCACTCGCATCCGATGTGCAGGCATCCACTCTCACGGCCCATCTCAAAGCCCCTACCTGATGGCCCAAGAAAGCAGGAACTAGAGCCGATTCCTGCCCAATCCCTGCTTCGATTCCCCGCGATGGTTGCGGCTCGTGACTGCGGGCAGCAGCTAGTGGCTACGCTAGGGCGGCTGACGCTCCCCCCACACGGGTGCCGAGCGCCCCTGTATTGCGCGGGGGCTGTTGGCCAGCTGGGCAGGCCCCAGGGCCGGCCGCGACGCCATGCATAGCTGCGTAAAGCCAAGGGCCATCGGCCGAGAACAACAACGAGGTGCCTATTGCCTTAATTTAGGATTATTTGTTACTAGCTGTTCGAACCCCGGCAGCCGCGTAGCGCGCGCTTTTCCACAAAAAAATGCGCGATAGGAGATAGGAGAAAAATCCTTTTTTTACGAGAATTACATTGTTTGCCACAAATATTTGTTCGCAAGTATTTAAAACAGTAGAATTAGGATAATAATTTAAAATTGGCTTGGCCTCAAAATTCTTCCTTGAGCCTATTCCTATGCAGCCCAatattatatatctatatctatatccatATCCATTTCCACATCCATATCcaacatatatgtaataatattaaTTAACGATAGAGCGTTTTCCTGGTTCCTCACTCTCTCCTGATTCCGTATGAGTCAGAGTAACAATCGGATTCCAAAACAAATTGTAAAGCATGACACAACCATTGAATAAATCTGTAGGCCTCATGTGCCGTACGAGTTAGGCCAGAGAACGTCTGGGTGCAACATGAAGTCTAATCCCAACAAAAGTTTGAAAGTATGACGTGATGTTTGAATAAATCTCTAGCCACAAATCTTCTAGGTAACCGTATAATATGCTATATATGTACCGTTGTGACACACATGCAAGTTTATAAGataaacaaaattaaaaaaaaaacaacttcTAGAATAAGGGAGAAAACTCTAAATCTGACAGGGTTGCTATGAGAATCAATGGCTGGAAGGAGAAAACTCTAAGCATGGACGGTAAAGAGATACTGATAAAGTATATTGCTCAAGCTGTGCTGGTATTTTTAAAATTCCTAAAACCATGTGTAAAGGAATAACAAGCGTTATATCCCTCCGTCCCCAAATATATGTCGTTTTCGTTTTCCGATAAACAACTTTAGGAGATATTCTCCAAGAAAGAAAAATAGATGAGTGTAAATGCGTCTTTTGGCAGCTTAGAAAGATATTTATTTGGGGACTAATGGAGTATTTGTTTTCCATTACTAAAAAATGA
This sequence is a window from Miscanthus floridulus cultivar M001 chromosome 10, ASM1932011v1, whole genome shotgun sequence. Protein-coding genes within it:
- the LOC136489739 gene encoding uncharacterized protein, which encodes MAAAKACSGTTAPGDCRADRSSLPLSLSISLPRAPGPAPPPRDHRHRPGPAPPPDRRRSPGPDPALLRRRSQPAPPRTRSSEGPPPQPRPRPGPALPPDRRRSPGPDLAPLRRRRSQPAPPRPRSAAGSPPQPAGPALAPLRRRTTAAAPAPTRPRSAAAASRPRPALTQRRSATAAGPAPAPLRRRWCLARLPPAPDPPEWRRGVGEQRREGMWRRGEGRRKKKKGGEGEGRRRSLGRRPRPSPFVPVVVPAPRWRRR